The Candidatus Bathyarchaeota archaeon DNA window CACAACCGAAGTCTACGATACACGGGAGAACTGGCCCCCCTACACTTACCGAGATTACCCAGACATAAAACCCGAAACCTACGAAGCCTTCATGCAGTTCCTCAACACAGAGAACACTTCAGGCAGACTCATGGAGCTACAACCCTGGGTTTCCGTGTGCGACTCACGTTGCGCCTTCTGCTACTTCCCCACAACCGCGTCTAGCAAAGTTCAGATTGGCCCCTACTTGGATTTACTCAAAAAAGAACTCGCCATGTACGCCAAAACAAAATACGTCAAAACAAGCTACTTTGACGAAATCGTCCTCGGCGGAGGAACCCCCAGCGTACTAAGCGCGGAGCAAATCATAGATTTAATCGATTTCTGTAAAGCGAACTTTAACACCAGCAAAGAATACTTTATCAAAGTCACTGGTTCATCAAAAACCTTGGCGCTCCCAAAAATCAAAAAACTCGCCGAATACGGCGTCTACCAAATGGATATGGGTGCCCAAACCTTCGACGATAAACTCCGCAAAGCCCTCTGCCTTCCAGACAGCGCCAAAGAAGTCGAAGAAGCCATCAGATACGCACGAAAACTCGGCTTAGTTGTCTGCGCGGACATAATGTACAACTTGCCAGGTCAAACCATGGAAAGCTGGGAAGCCACACTCAAAAAAACCATAGAGTTAGACGCCGAAGTCGACTGCTACAGCCTCCACGTTGACCCGGGAACCATCTTAGAAAAAATGATCAAAAACGGTCAGTCAC harbors:
- a CDS encoding coproporphyrinogen III oxidase family protein → MTKASATQKGTTEVYDTRENWPPYTYRDYPDIKPETYEAFMQFLNTENTSGRLMELQPWVSVCDSRCAFCYFPTTASSKVQIGPYLDLLKKELAMYAKTKYVKTSYFDEIVLGGGTPSVLSAEQIIDLIDFCKANFNTSKEYFIKVTGSSKTLALPKIKKLAEYGVYQMDMGAQTFDDKLRKALCLPDSAKEVEEAIRYARKLGLVVCADIMYNLPGQTMESWEATLKKTIELDAEVDCYSLHVDPGTILEKMIKNGQSPPQGNAEYEKQMFMKAHEMLTKAGYKAVGHDRYSRVEWHMRENCLNGWPWGGILTTGAGCFMGYLQKFSYSNLEDINAYMETVKSGKLPICRLSESSTEDMMRRTMTRLYLRLPVSKKEFKEKFNTTPEAVFPKQLQKLQDQGLIEIDDKEVRLTKKGELWKGNIAWEFAPNHT